A single genomic interval of Lathyrus oleraceus cultivar Zhongwan6 chromosome 7, CAAS_Psat_ZW6_1.0, whole genome shotgun sequence harbors:
- the LOC127107247 gene encoding cyclin-dependent kinase G-2 isoform X1, translated as MAAGRHGRYHGSEFKDHESNLEVNRRGFSNSKEYDRVRNGGHDDVRSGSRDSRDKIRMRQKDVRERETVVNGSYRSASSRSDSGSSGSLGPRRCGFSAKTIDREPGELSSESGSDGATESETGLKDCDVAVFEGNRSRSPPPQERKRKFSPIVWDQDDKEVKGSSKVRVSTTTVTALPPLPQLSKSAVLSPNSSSGEVQIRSVRNRETGDLELPAEAQVTVPSPSRLQSLSPKETLGNDQEAEQPEGEDYVPTRNISSSRWAAGDNSPVDEGEILNDEEMPKRKRRLSPELFETRGRNKLLSPNESKVGSFEGARAKSSDSEERSVIHGRTSSGDGHPGIESEKDDYMNIDLRGTKSDASISHSDTESEDDDDRQETPEPPAQPQRTVNMLQGCRSVDEFERLNKIDEGTYGVVYRAKDKKTGEVVALKKVKMEKEKEGFPLTSLREINVLLSFHHPYIVDVKEVVVGSSLDSIFMVMEYMEHDLKGLMESMKQPFSQSEVKCLMIQLLEGVKYLHDNWVLHRDLKTSNLLLNNRGELKICDFGLARQYGSPLKPYTHLVVTLWYRAPELLLGARQYSTAIDMWSLGCIMAELLSKEPLFNGKTEFDQLDKIFRILGTPNETIWPGFSKLPGVKVNFVKHQYNLLRKKFPATSFTGSPVLSDSGFDLLNKLLTYDPEKRITAEAALNHEWFREVPLPKSKEFMPTFPAQHAQDRRLRRMYKSPDPLEEQRRKELQQGDLGTGGIFG; from the exons ATGGCTGCTGGTAGACATGGCCGTTATCACGGAAGCGAGTTTAAGGATCATGAGTCCAATTTGGAAGTTAATAGGCGCGGGTTTTCAAATTCCAAAGAGTATGATCGGGTTAGGAATGGTGGTCACGATGATGTCAGGAGTGGGAGTAGAGATTCCAGAGATAAGATTAGGATGAGGCAGAAGGATGTTAGGGAGAGAGAAACGGTTGTTAATGGTAGTTATCGGTCAGCTTCTAGCCGGAGTGACTCTGGAAGCAGTGGCAGCCTTGGCCCTCGTCGGTGTGGTTTTTCTGCAAAGACAATTGATAGAGAGCCTGGCGAGCTTTCTAGTGAGAGTGGGTCTGATGGTGCTACTGAATCTGAGACTGGGTTGAAAGACTGTGATGTTGCTGTGTTTGAAGGGAACAGGTCACGGTCCCCTCCTCCACAGGAGAGGAAAAGGAAATTTTCACCCATTGTGTGGGATCAGGATGACAAGGAAGTGAAGGGTTCATCCAAAGTTAGGGTTTCCACTACAACGGTGACTGCTCTCCCTCCTCTGCCTCAGCTTTCAAAATCGGCTGTTCTGTCTCCGAATTCTTCTTCTGGAGAAGTTCAAATACGTTCTGTTAGGAACAGAGAAACTGGGGATCTTGAGTTGCCCGCAGAAGCTCAGGTTACTGTTCCTTCTCCTTCCAGATTGCAGTCCCTGTCACCAAAAGAGACTTTGGGTAATGATCAGGAAGCTGAGCAGCCAGAAGGTGAAGATTATGTTCCAACTCGTAATATATCATCTTCAAGGTGGGCAGCAGGAGATAACTCTCCTGTTGACGAGGGTGAAATTCTCAATGATGAGGAAATGCCTAAAAGGAAGAGGAGGCTATCTCCTGAGTTGTTCGAGACTAGAGGGAGGAATAAGTTATTGAGCCCCAATGAATCTAAAGTAGGTAGTTTTGAAGGAGCTAGAGCCAAATCATCTGATTCGGAAGAAAGAAGTGTTATCCATGGGAGAACGTCTAGTGGCGATGGACATCCTGGTATTGAATCAGAAAAGGATGACTATATGAACATTGATCTTCGAGGTACGAAAAGTGACGCCAGTATTAGTCACTCTGATACAGAATCTGAAGATGACGATGATAGGCAGGAGACTCCAGAACCTCCAGCTCAACCTCAAAGAACTGTCAACATGCTTCAGGGTTGTAGAAGTGTTGATGAGTTTGAGAGACTTAACAAGATTGATGAAGGAACATATGGTGTTGTATATAGAGCGAAAGATAAGAAGACTGGGGAAGTTGTAGCATTAAAGAAGGTCAAGATGGAGAAGGAAAAAGAAGGTTTCCCACTGACTTCTCTTAGGGAAATAAATGTTCTTCTCTCTTTTCACCACCCATACATAGTTGATGTCAAGGAAGTAGTGGTTGGAAGTAGCCTTGATAGTATTTTCATGGTTATGGAATACATGGAACATGATCTTAAAGGATTAATGGAGTCAATGAAGCAGCCGTTTAGCCAAAGTGAAGTGAAGTGCTTAATGATCCAACTTTTAGAAGGTGTGAAGTATCTTCATGACAACTGGGTACTTCATAGGGATTTGAAGACTTCAAACCTGCTTTTAAATAACAGGGGTGAGCTAAAAATTTGTGATTTTGGGTTGGCTCGTCAATATGGGAGTCCTTTGAAACCATATACTCACCTGGTGGTTACTCTTTGGTACAG GGCACCCGAACTTCTTCTTGGGGCAAGACAGTACTCAACAGCTATTGATATGTGGTCTCTTGGTTGTATAATGGCCGAACTTTTGTCTAAGGAACCACTTTTCAATGGAAAAACGGAATTTGATCAGCTTGACAAG ATTTTCAGGATACTTGGCACTCCAAATGAAACAATTTGGCCGGGCTTCTCGAAATTGCCAGGAGTCAAGGTCAATTTTGTCAAGCACCA GTATAATCTTCTGCGTAAAAAGTTCCCTGCCACGTCATTCACTGGATCTCCAGTTCTTTCTGATTCTGGATTTGATTTGTTGAACAAGCTTCTAACTTATGACCCTGAAAAG AGGATCACGGCTGAAGCCGCTCTCAATCATGAATGGTTTCGTGAAGTTCCTCTTCCCAAGAGCAAAGAATTCATGCCTACATTTCCTGCTCAACATGCTCAGGACAG GCGGTTGCGTAGAATGTACAAGAGTCCAGATCCTTTAGAGGAGCAGCGGCGGAAGGAGTTGCAGCAAGGTGATTTGGGCACTGGTGGAATTTTTGGTTAA
- the LOC127107247 gene encoding cyclin-dependent kinase G-2 isoform X2: MAAGRHGRYHGSEFKDHESNLEVNRRGFSNSKEYDRVRNGGHDDVRSGSRDSRDKIRMRQKDVRERETVVNGSYRSASSRSDSGSSGSLGPRRCGFSAKTIDREPGELSSESGSDGATESETGLKDCDVAVFEGNRSRSPPPQERKRKFSPIVWDQDDKEVKGSSKVRVSTTTVTALPPLPQLSKSAVLSPNSSSGEVQIRSVRNRETGDLELPAEAQVTVPSPSRLQSLSPKETLGNDQEAEQPEGEDYVPTRNISSSRWAAGDNSPVDEGEILNDEEMPKRKRRLSPELFETRGRNKLLSPNESKVGSFEGARAKSSDSEERSVIHGRTSSGDGHPGIESEKDDYMNIDLRGTKSDASISHSDTESEDDDDRQETPEPPAQPQRTVNMLQGCRSVDEFERLNKIDEGTYGVVYRAKDKKTGEVVALKKVKMEKEKEGFPLTSLREINVLLSFHHPYIVDVKEVVVGSSLDSIFMVMEYMEHDLKGLMESMKQPFSQSEVKCLMIQLLEGVKYLHDNWVLHRDLKTSNLLLNNRGELKICDFGLARQYGSPLKPYTHLVVTLWYRAPELLLGARQYSTAIDMWSLGCIMAELLSKEPLFNGKTEFDQLDKIFRILGTPNETIWPGFSKLPGVKVNFVKHQLPTLGGFGIIFCVKSSLPRHSLDLQFFLILDLIC, translated from the exons ATGGCTGCTGGTAGACATGGCCGTTATCACGGAAGCGAGTTTAAGGATCATGAGTCCAATTTGGAAGTTAATAGGCGCGGGTTTTCAAATTCCAAAGAGTATGATCGGGTTAGGAATGGTGGTCACGATGATGTCAGGAGTGGGAGTAGAGATTCCAGAGATAAGATTAGGATGAGGCAGAAGGATGTTAGGGAGAGAGAAACGGTTGTTAATGGTAGTTATCGGTCAGCTTCTAGCCGGAGTGACTCTGGAAGCAGTGGCAGCCTTGGCCCTCGTCGGTGTGGTTTTTCTGCAAAGACAATTGATAGAGAGCCTGGCGAGCTTTCTAGTGAGAGTGGGTCTGATGGTGCTACTGAATCTGAGACTGGGTTGAAAGACTGTGATGTTGCTGTGTTTGAAGGGAACAGGTCACGGTCCCCTCCTCCACAGGAGAGGAAAAGGAAATTTTCACCCATTGTGTGGGATCAGGATGACAAGGAAGTGAAGGGTTCATCCAAAGTTAGGGTTTCCACTACAACGGTGACTGCTCTCCCTCCTCTGCCTCAGCTTTCAAAATCGGCTGTTCTGTCTCCGAATTCTTCTTCTGGAGAAGTTCAAATACGTTCTGTTAGGAACAGAGAAACTGGGGATCTTGAGTTGCCCGCAGAAGCTCAGGTTACTGTTCCTTCTCCTTCCAGATTGCAGTCCCTGTCACCAAAAGAGACTTTGGGTAATGATCAGGAAGCTGAGCAGCCAGAAGGTGAAGATTATGTTCCAACTCGTAATATATCATCTTCAAGGTGGGCAGCAGGAGATAACTCTCCTGTTGACGAGGGTGAAATTCTCAATGATGAGGAAATGCCTAAAAGGAAGAGGAGGCTATCTCCTGAGTTGTTCGAGACTAGAGGGAGGAATAAGTTATTGAGCCCCAATGAATCTAAAGTAGGTAGTTTTGAAGGAGCTAGAGCCAAATCATCTGATTCGGAAGAAAGAAGTGTTATCCATGGGAGAACGTCTAGTGGCGATGGACATCCTGGTATTGAATCAGAAAAGGATGACTATATGAACATTGATCTTCGAGGTACGAAAAGTGACGCCAGTATTAGTCACTCTGATACAGAATCTGAAGATGACGATGATAGGCAGGAGACTCCAGAACCTCCAGCTCAACCTCAAAGAACTGTCAACATGCTTCAGGGTTGTAGAAGTGTTGATGAGTTTGAGAGACTTAACAAGATTGATGAAGGAACATATGGTGTTGTATATAGAGCGAAAGATAAGAAGACTGGGGAAGTTGTAGCATTAAAGAAGGTCAAGATGGAGAAGGAAAAAGAAGGTTTCCCACTGACTTCTCTTAGGGAAATAAATGTTCTTCTCTCTTTTCACCACCCATACATAGTTGATGTCAAGGAAGTAGTGGTTGGAAGTAGCCTTGATAGTATTTTCATGGTTATGGAATACATGGAACATGATCTTAAAGGATTAATGGAGTCAATGAAGCAGCCGTTTAGCCAAAGTGAAGTGAAGTGCTTAATGATCCAACTTTTAGAAGGTGTGAAGTATCTTCATGACAACTGGGTACTTCATAGGGATTTGAAGACTTCAAACCTGCTTTTAAATAACAGGGGTGAGCTAAAAATTTGTGATTTTGGGTTGGCTCGTCAATATGGGAGTCCTTTGAAACCATATACTCACCTGGTGGTTACTCTTTGGTACAG GGCACCCGAACTTCTTCTTGGGGCAAGACAGTACTCAACAGCTATTGATATGTGGTCTCTTGGTTGTATAATGGCCGAACTTTTGTCTAAGGAACCACTTTTCAATGGAAAAACGGAATTTGATCAGCTTGACAAG ATTTTCAGGATACTTGGCACTCCAAATGAAACAATTTGGCCGGGCTTCTCGAAATTGCCAGGAGTCAAGGTCAATTTTGTCAAGCACCA GCTTCCAACTTTGGGTGGTTTTG GTATAATCTTCTGCGTAAAAAGTTCCCTGCCACGTCATTCACTGGATCTCCAGTTCTTTCTGATTCTGGATTTGATTTGTTGA